A portion of the Pseudobacteroides sp. genome contains these proteins:
- a CDS encoding VCBS repeat-containing protein, whose protein sequence is MKKRIASFILFITSLIITLCFYSVVGHGIENYTTGGFYYTSHDYIDEIYVNGVKQQNIPPFTFDPSKGTHNFININLREGKNVVAVKVSRNNNASSHGFIGRIQTGLGTKYTTGMNTTSITHPNNNSTGSNFPADHRFKGKFDITDYNWYYSNYNDSGWSTADYFHNDYTNMDQSIFPPTYVGSTTYASRPYWIWPKETSTSFNGMIAYFRYSFYTANEPTATPTPTPTPTPKKPSLVKGSIYYYGIPSKSDGTIDVTKSEMPVKLPLDNTDIDLCQKDTSLSAGYKLIKTISTDSNGQFSTTDLASVTANGGSLFIRVKAEDGYSRVKELASNGSEYPFVYESASYTLSSGEMSMNNLEIIDVKVSGSFNIMKTIKKGAEFWKENMTGIAPPVKREVLMIPGTENSAFIREKNQINYNDKHAYSPSFILHEYGHALMDQYGAMPINSGGNHKFYSIKTDGWLHTPQLAYSEGWAWFFSASVLRSPVVYFDKARMFDIETLASYAESSNIVRDIRNEVSNAAVLWDLADTTNEKYNTKSSDTVSSGFYNVSKTVLDNKLSSGKMDMMSFWEKWKNGFGKTIQSASWKIFCEYNIKSSDLPLKLEEENIASISSGTTLVSYTDGIVKLLTTNIDPMIYMNNTGYFDPNEYRYFRLEYKMPVGTPQTPFQVYVMNDKYPTVTTEAQSVTSQNLIADGQWHTYLMDMYNNSDYKIAGRVTGWRLDYAAASGVTMEIKNTGLVTEEEKFFEIKTPSSDFSNDIINPDKASIYPGDFNGDKITDFIAHSDGIPGLFSLSSSYLRFYISRGNGDFDATKFIKPYIGLGTSIQAGTYLSRILINIIPGDFNGDGITDLACQWKDMDPPTVNGVVRNFWLLMGSVDSNGSPSFSSAILPDGWDHQDGISGLYTNLIPGDFNGDGKTDLIRQEKNGWDDDNIGTFQVYFSKGDGTFNIITPQNPSYQTDMQGDYVNIIPGDFNGDGKTDFLRQEKGGWDNDDTGTFLVHLSKGNGDFDAYYPNTYDYQVSLKGSYSNLIPGYFNSDEKMDFICQEKSGWDDDDISTFKIYYSTGNGTFDIQRMDNWDVQYTMKGDFVNLIPGDFDGDGITDIIRQEKAGWNDDPTDNFKLYLLRQDKITGFSTNFENPDRLSLFYDTIAYSRNVTGYTAGINPECSPRTNESAHSGITALMFSGTDTDSYTASYCYYQLFDNLNLQVTSKTKLSYWFLPQDSNARYSAVDIEFTDGSTLRQAGNAGLTDQNGVKMHPAYGRGSVGQWNYIESNIGSKCAGKVIKKIMYAYDQPGSTGQYRGYVDDIRIWQ, encoded by the coding sequence ATGAAAAAAAGAATCGCTTCTTTTATCTTGTTTATAACAAGCTTGATTATAACACTGTGCTTTTATTCAGTGGTGGGACACGGTATTGAAAACTATACCACCGGTGGTTTTTATTATACTTCCCACGACTATATCGATGAAATTTATGTTAATGGTGTTAAGCAGCAGAATATTCCACCTTTCACTTTTGACCCATCCAAAGGTACTCATAATTTCATTAATATTAATCTTCGTGAAGGTAAAAATGTGGTTGCCGTCAAGGTATCAAGGAATAATAATGCTTCAAGCCATGGGTTCATAGGCAGGATTCAGACAGGTCTTGGTACTAAGTACACTACCGGAATGAATACAACCAGCATAACCCATCCTAACAACAACTCTACAGGCTCCAACTTTCCAGCTGACCATAGATTCAAGGGGAAATTCGATATCACAGACTATAACTGGTATTACAGCAACTATAACGATTCCGGCTGGAGTACGGCTGACTATTTCCACAATGACTATACCAATATGGATCAATCCATATTTCCACCAACATACGTAGGCAGTACAACTTACGCCAGCCGCCCGTACTGGATATGGCCTAAGGAAACAAGCACCAGCTTTAATGGGATGATCGCGTATTTCAGATATTCTTTCTATACAGCTAATGAGCCAACAGCAACACCGACACCTACACCAACACCGACGCCCAAAAAACCTAGCTTGGTAAAGGGAAGCATATACTACTATGGTATTCCTTCAAAATCTGATGGAACCATTGATGTAACCAAGTCGGAAATGCCTGTCAAGCTGCCGCTTGACAACACAGATATTGATTTATGTCAAAAAGATACCTCTTTATCAGCAGGATATAAATTGATAAAAACCATAAGCACTGATTCAAACGGACAGTTTTCAACTACAGATCTTGCATCTGTCACTGCAAACGGAGGAAGTCTCTTTATAAGGGTAAAGGCAGAAGACGGGTATTCCCGGGTAAAAGAACTGGCCAGTAACGGTTCGGAGTATCCTTTTGTATATGAATCTGCCTCCTATACCCTGTCCTCCGGTGAAATGTCTATGAATAATTTGGAAATTATCGATGTAAAGGTTAGCGGTTCTTTCAATATCATGAAGACTATTAAAAAGGGAGCAGAATTCTGGAAAGAGAATATGACAGGAATAGCTCCCCCGGTAAAAAGAGAAGTATTGATGATACCGGGTACGGAAAATAGTGCTTTTATAAGAGAAAAAAACCAGATTAATTATAATGATAAGCATGCCTACAGTCCTTCATTCATTCTCCATGAATATGGACATGCACTGATGGATCAGTATGGAGCCATGCCGATTAATTCAGGCGGTAATCACAAATTTTATTCCATTAAGACCGACGGCTGGCTTCACACCCCTCAGTTGGCATACAGTGAGGGCTGGGCATGGTTTTTCTCCGCCAGTGTCCTAAGATCCCCTGTTGTCTACTTTGACAAAGCCAGGATGTTTGATATTGAAACTCTTGCAAGTTATGCCGAATCCTCCAATATTGTACGCGATATCAGGAACGAGGTATCCAATGCAGCTGTTTTATGGGATCTGGCAGATACGACAAACGAAAAGTATAACACCAAAAGTTCCGATACAGTATCATCAGGATTTTACAATGTTTCAAAAACAGTATTGGACAACAAGCTCAGTTCCGGTAAAATGGACATGATGAGCTTTTGGGAGAAATGGAAAAACGGCTTTGGCAAAACCATTCAATCTGCATCCTGGAAAATATTCTGTGAATATAATATCAAAAGTTCTGATCTTCCACTAAAACTGGAAGAAGAAAACATAGCATCAATAAGCAGCGGTACTACCCTGGTCTCATACACTGATGGTATTGTGAAACTTTTGACCACAAATATAGACCCAATGATCTATATGAACAACACAGGATACTTTGACCCCAATGAATACCGCTACTTCAGGCTTGAATACAAAATGCCGGTTGGTACACCGCAAACTCCTTTTCAGGTATATGTCATGAACGACAAATATCCGACGGTAACCACAGAAGCACAGAGTGTTACTTCGCAAAATCTGATTGCAGACGGTCAGTGGCATACCTATCTTATGGATATGTACAACAACTCAGATTATAAGATTGCCGGAAGGGTAACAGGCTGGCGTTTAGACTATGCCGCAGCTTCTGGTGTGACAATGGAAATCAAAAATACCGGGCTTGTAACAGAAGAAGAGAAGTTCTTTGAAATAAAGACTCCTTCAAGTGACTTCAGCAATGATATTATCAATCCTGATAAAGCCAGTATTTACCCCGGAGATTTCAATGGAGATAAAATTACAGACTTTATTGCACATTCGGATGGCATTCCAGGATTGTTCAGTTTAAGCAGTTCATACCTGAGGTTCTACATATCCAGAGGAAATGGAGATTTTGATGCTACTAAATTTATAAAACCCTATATAGGACTTGGCACAAGCATTCAGGCGGGAACTTATCTAAGCAGAATCCTTATCAATATTATTCCGGGGGATTTTAACGGTGACGGGATCACAGACCTCGCTTGTCAGTGGAAAGATATGGACCCACCAACTGTTAACGGTGTCGTACGAAATTTCTGGCTTCTTATGGGAAGTGTTGACAGCAACGGCTCTCCCAGTTTTTCTAGTGCCATTCTTCCTGACGGATGGGATCACCAGGATGGAATATCAGGACTCTACACCAATCTGATACCGGGAGACTTTAACGGAGACGGTAAAACCGACCTCATTCGCCAGGAAAAGAACGGCTGGGATGATGATAATATCGGAACCTTCCAGGTGTATTTCAGTAAGGGTGACGGAACGTTTAACATTATAACTCCGCAAAATCCTTCCTATCAAACAGATATGCAGGGAGACTATGTAAATATCATACCAGGGGATTTCAACGGAGATGGAAAAACTGATTTCCTCCGTCAGGAAAAGGGCGGCTGGGATAATGATGATACAGGAACCTTTTTAGTACATTTAAGCAAGGGAAATGGAGACTTTGATGCGTATTACCCCAATACTTATGATTATCAGGTGTCGTTAAAAGGATCTTATTCCAACCTGATACCAGGATATTTTAATTCAGATGAAAAAATGGATTTCATATGCCAGGAAAAATCCGGGTGGGACGATGATGATATAAGTACGTTTAAAATCTATTATTCCACAGGTAACGGTACCTTTGACATACAAAGAATGGATAACTGGGATGTTCAGTACACAATGAAGGGGGATTTTGTAAATCTTATACCAGGGGATTTTGACGGTGATGGAATTACAGACATTATACGCCAGGAAAAAGCAGGCTGGAACGATGACCCTACAGATAACTTTAAATTATATCTTTTGAGACAAGATAAGATTACCGGATTTTCCACAAATTTTGAAAACCCGGACAGACTTTCTTTATTCTATGACACCATTGCTTACAGCAGAAATGTTACAGGTTATACCGCAGGGATTAACCCTGAATGCAGCCCAAGGACCAATGAATCCGCTCACAGTGGAATTACTGCCCTGATGTTCTCAGGAACCGACACTGATTCTTATACAGCATCCTACTGTTACTACCAGCTGTTCGATAATCTTAACCTGCAGGTTACAAGTAAAACAAAGCTGTCATACTGGTTCCTGCCTCAGGATTCCAACGCCAGGTATTCAGCTGTTGATATTGAATTCACCGACGGCTCCACCCTAAGACAGGCAGGTAATGCAGGACTTACCGACCAGAACGGTGTGAAAATGCATCCGGCATATGGTCGTGGAAGTGTAGGACAATGGAATTATATTGAGTCAAATATCGGCAGCAAATGTGCAGGAAAGGTAATCAAGAAAATTATGTACGCATATGATCAGCCAGGCTCTACAGGCCAATACAGGGGTTATGTAGACGACATAAGAATCTGGCAATAG
- a CDS encoding anti sigma factor C-terminal domain-containing protein, which yields MKCKEVQEKIPEYLAGILDKSSKTQMQEHLENCVECSSEIKLINDGFNFGFVQEDIINQNKIIKKTRAKFNMEILRSVSIIIAVFILILGASATILKMRSAVGQEKASRALMDVVQFSQPNMVNMWGNSTGSVFSVSLKIGARSVVGKKYGEQFEYIGNMSAITGKVSVPVIIGANFVHPGLYKGQDFDRDRNVKAQTDLLKRNIDTTVATVDYSLKNTISLEYVEKLIGRFDVEICWMAVEAGIEDVKPQNMTLEKQQVLQWGIPGKLSRPGHFQYSQLKEGKIKEYEKSVLEEIKWLDDNKDLLIADKSLLSSNGIDNSVKEKAAYILKNGIKIYGLRITGPSSELVKLTGELDARTMSVIDMSFWNW from the coding sequence ATGAAATGTAAAGAGGTACAGGAAAAGATTCCTGAGTATCTTGCAGGAATTCTTGATAAAAGTAGCAAAACCCAAATGCAAGAACATTTGGAAAACTGTGTCGAATGCAGCAGTGAAATAAAACTGATAAACGATGGTTTCAATTTTGGTTTTGTGCAAGAAGATATTATAAATCAGAACAAAATCATAAAAAAGACCAGAGCAAAATTTAATATGGAAATATTGAGAAGTGTCTCAATAATCATTGCTGTTTTTATATTAATCCTGGGGGCTTCCGCTACTATACTAAAAATGAGGTCAGCAGTCGGACAGGAAAAGGCGTCAAGGGCATTGATGGATGTTGTTCAATTTTCCCAGCCAAATATGGTAAACATGTGGGGTAACAGTACCGGCAGTGTGTTTTCAGTGTCTCTGAAAATTGGAGCACGGTCTGTAGTTGGAAAAAAGTACGGTGAACAGTTCGAGTATATAGGTAACATGTCGGCTATAACAGGCAAAGTTTCTGTCCCGGTTATTATAGGAGCAAATTTTGTTCACCCAGGCTTATATAAAGGTCAGGATTTTGATAGGGATAGAAATGTAAAAGCACAGACTGATTTATTGAAAAGAAATATCGACACAACTGTTGCTACCGTTGACTATTCCCTGAAGAATACAATATCCCTTGAGTATGTGGAAAAGTTAATCGGCAGGTTTGATGTTGAGATATGCTGGATGGCTGTTGAGGCTGGTATTGAGGATGTCAAGCCTCAGAATATGACTCTTGAAAAGCAGCAGGTGCTTCAATGGGGAATCCCTGGAAAATTATCAAGGCCTGGGCACTTTCAATATTCACAGCTAAAAGAGGGAAAGATAAAAGAGTATGAGAAATCGGTGCTGGAGGAAATTAAGTGGCTTGATGACAATAAGGATTTATTAATAGCAGACAAATCTTTATTAAGTAGCAATGGGATTGACAACTCTGTAAAAGAAAAAGCCGCGTATATTCTTAAAAACGGAATAAAAATATACGGGCTTCGCATTACAGGTCCCTCCAGCGAACTCGTAAAGCTTACCGGAGAATTGGATGCAAGGACAATGTCTGTTATAGATATGAGTTTCTGGAACTGGTGA
- a CDS encoding glycoside hydrolase family 9 protein codes for MTKKISLLLAVMLVITIFVPPVYSNAANPSEGYRKLLDVQIFKDSSVGGWTGSGAEEIETVNSTLPLDTTVTYNNLPSLRLNISKPVTSGWWVSLLTIRGWNSHDISQYIENGYLEFNIKGKDGGEDFVMGFRDKVYERTTGLELDAKISVSKYAQITTDWQHVKIPLKDIKAANKNFDPSSVTCLIIEKVHANPFTVWFNDLKITSPDNEKAAPAIKINQLGFIPESEKYALVTGFPEELKAVEGTEFQVKKVSDNSVAYQNKLALVTDFESVDSGEKILKADFTELKVPGEYYMTVSAPGIEASPKFRIGQDIYKNLIADSARYFYFQRQGIELKEPYSMGYPRQDKTPQDSIANFASGKKAPINITKGWHDAGDYGKYVNAGASGLSDLFWAYEMFPSQFNDNQFNIPESGNNIPDLLDECRWELEWMLKMQDSASGGFYPRVQSDSDENVKQRIIMDQNGCTTDDTACAAAILAQAYLLYKDFDPTFAAGCLSSAKKAWTFLEINTSNIVSPPGPYNVSNDSSDRLWAAASLFRATSDQKYNTYFKNNYTKFESKFTDSYGYGHTWGDMWFTAFLCYLKAESKDSQVVAWINTQFERWMNKISTRYNNNPWKNAVVPGNYFWGINMQVMNTPMDAIIGAKLLGKSSDSVNILGFGSLNWLLGTNPLRYSFVSGYGEDSAKGVYSNIYNTDNKAGIPSGYMPGGPNAYEGAGLSRFAAKCYTKSTNDWVANEHTVYWNSALVFMAAFANNGMSAEQAISVSGYVKSSVGSKSSDINEGFKVELKSSVSTFTATTDKNGFFKLENVPVIRGLYSLSISKPGYLTRNIKDLLGSKNHIIGIVSSPVEIWAGDLPASGNAQDGAINMMDVVEIAKAFNSVKGDALYNSTCDFDMDNSINISDVIQLAKNFSATSESYPEVKV; via the coding sequence ATGACAAAAAAAATCTCACTGTTACTGGCGGTCATGTTGGTTATAACCATATTTGTACCTCCGGTATATTCAAACGCTGCTAACCCCTCCGAGGGTTACAGAAAACTGCTTGATGTCCAGATATTCAAAGACTCATCTGTTGGAGGCTGGACCGGAAGTGGGGCAGAAGAGATAGAGACAGTCAACAGCACTCTGCCGCTTGATACAACAGTTACATACAACAATCTTCCATCTTTAAGGCTTAATATTTCAAAGCCTGTTACATCAGGCTGGTGGGTATCCCTCCTTACAATTAGAGGTTGGAACTCCCACGACATCTCACAATATATTGAAAACGGCTATCTTGAATTTAACATAAAGGGAAAGGATGGCGGGGAAGACTTTGTAATGGGATTCAGGGATAAAGTTTATGAACGTACAACTGGCCTTGAACTTGATGCAAAAATCTCTGTCTCCAAATATGCACAAATAACCACTGACTGGCAGCATGTGAAAATACCTCTTAAAGATATTAAAGCCGCTAACAAAAATTTTGATCCTTCTTCTGTTACCTGCTTGATTATTGAGAAGGTTCATGCGAACCCATTTACAGTTTGGTTCAATGATTTGAAGATAACTTCTCCAGACAATGAGAAAGCGGCTCCTGCCATTAAAATCAACCAATTAGGGTTCATACCCGAAAGTGAAAAATATGCCCTCGTTACAGGGTTTCCTGAAGAGCTCAAAGCTGTTGAAGGCACAGAATTCCAAGTGAAGAAAGTATCAGATAATTCTGTTGCATACCAGAATAAATTAGCACTGGTTACAGATTTTGAATCTGTAGATTCGGGAGAAAAGATATTAAAGGCTGATTTTACAGAATTGAAAGTACCCGGAGAGTATTATATGACTGTTTCGGCACCTGGTATTGAAGCTTCGCCCAAATTTAGAATAGGTCAGGATATATATAAAAATCTCATAGCTGATTCAGCAAGGTACTTCTACTTCCAGCGTCAGGGTATCGAGCTTAAAGAACCTTATTCAATGGGCTATCCAAGACAGGATAAGACACCACAGGATTCAATAGCAAATTTTGCTTCTGGCAAAAAGGCTCCTATAAACATTACCAAGGGTTGGCATGATGCAGGAGATTACGGAAAATATGTAAATGCAGGGGCATCAGGACTTTCCGATCTTTTCTGGGCATATGAAATGTTCCCCTCACAGTTTAACGACAATCAGTTTAATATACCTGAAAGCGGCAACAACATACCTGATTTGCTTGATGAGTGCAGATGGGAGCTTGAATGGATGCTTAAGATGCAGGATTCAGCAAGCGGAGGATTTTATCCGAGGGTTCAATCTGATAGTGACGAAAATGTTAAACAAAGAATCATAATGGACCAGAATGGATGTACCACAGATGATACAGCTTGTGCAGCTGCTATACTGGCACAAGCATATCTCTTGTATAAGGATTTCGACCCCACGTTCGCTGCAGGGTGTCTTAGTTCAGCTAAAAAGGCATGGACATTCCTTGAAATTAATACTTCCAATATTGTGTCACCGCCCGGCCCATACAATGTAAGCAATGACAGCAGTGACAGGCTTTGGGCTGCTGCTTCACTATTCAGGGCGACATCCGATCAAAAGTATAATACATACTTTAAGAACAATTATACTAAATTCGAATCTAAGTTTACCGATTCATATGGTTATGGACATACATGGGGAGACATGTGGTTTACAGCATTTTTGTGCTATCTTAAAGCAGAATCAAAAGACTCTCAGGTAGTTGCATGGATCAATACACAGTTTGAAAGATGGATGAACAAAATCTCAACAAGATATAACAACAACCCATGGAAAAACGCCGTTGTTCCAGGCAACTACTTCTGGGGAATCAATATGCAGGTTATGAATACTCCTATGGATGCGATTATCGGGGCCAAGCTTTTAGGAAAATCAAGTGATTCGGTAAATATACTTGGATTTGGATCATTAAACTGGCTGCTTGGTACAAACCCTCTGCGTTACAGCTTTGTCTCAGGCTATGGTGAAGACTCTGCTAAAGGTGTTTACAGCAACATATACAATACCGATAATAAAGCGGGAATTCCTTCGGGCTATATGCCTGGGGGGCCTAATGCTTATGAAGGAGCAGGTCTGTCAAGGTTTGCAGCAAAATGTTATACGAAATCCACCAATGACTGGGTTGCAAATGAGCACACAGTTTATTGGAACTCCGCCTTGGTATTTATGGCAGCTTTTGCCAATAACGGCATGTCCGCAGAACAGGCAATATCAGTTTCAGGCTATGTAAAATCAAGTGTAGGATCAAAAAGCAGCGATATAAACGAAGGATTTAAGGTTGAACTAAAAAGCAGCGTATCCACATTTACTGCAACGACAGACAAAAACGGTTTCTTCAAGCTGGAAAATGTACCGGTTATAAGAGGTCTTTACAGCCTTAGTATATCTAAGCCCGGTTATCTTACAAGAAATATTAAGGATTTATTGGGCAGCAAAAATCATATTATAGGAATCGTTTCATCACCTGTTGAAATCTGGGCTGGAGATCTGCCGGCATCAGGAAATGCACAGGACGGTGCAATAAACATGATGGATGTTGTTGAAATTGCAAAAGCCTTCAATTCAGTAAAAGGTGATGCCCTATACAATTCAACTTGTGATTTTGATATGGATAACAGCATCAATATTTCAGATGTTATACAATTGGCTAAAAACTTTAGTGCAACATCGGAATCATACCCTGAAGTTAAGGTATGA
- a CDS encoding cellulose binding domain-containing protein, translating to MYILCFFKKASGIASLMLSIILIIYSIPVFVNSAGASLKVQMYSNSNKESTNTIQLRIRLVNTSAASINLNTVKVRYYYTVNGYINQSFNCYSYNGGSTSYVTGTFKPLNTVSSEADCYLEVGFTGSVGSLPSGQSRDLYVAINKNNWENYTQTDDYSFNPGSTYIDWNKTTAYINGSLVWGTEPALTTALPDQSIKLQMYNISNNSKFVSFKINMINIGAGTINLKDVIINYYYTIDGDSPQSYSCYWYENGNTSDVKITFTKVQPPLSTVDYIAHINFTNAGDKLLRGEQRELYCAINKNNWSDFNNANDYSSSNSDDYVDWDKITCSIGDELCWGIDPSNPSPTNTPTSTPAPTSTATPTNTAKPTNTATPTLSPTPTSTPVVVNAMLHKAMTNSNRFAVGDNIPASLQMKINRTISSPVLNIDMNFKKDSAEQNSGFKIKTLGKNFIDKQYFKAYKNGVLINSNNIIIEILSSGNSDNQKLQITINSSFAPNDIIKINYRVKLTASNSVYKYGLSRYIKDKGYNTDEIYTDFELIQWIENGNTVRNPYNKNTCTLSEKNNFIMGIKAEDNLILF from the coding sequence ATGTATATTTTATGTTTTTTTAAAAAAGCATCGGGGATAGCTTCTTTGATGCTTTCGATAATATTAATTATATACAGCATTCCTGTATTTGTTAACTCTGCCGGAGCTTCTCTAAAAGTTCAGATGTATAGTAATTCAAATAAAGAATCAACTAACACAATTCAACTAAGGATTAGACTGGTAAATACCAGCGCTGCATCAATAAACCTTAACACTGTAAAAGTGAGATATTACTATACTGTAAACGGGTATATTAATCAGTCATTTAACTGTTACAGCTATAATGGTGGCAGTACATCGTATGTTACCGGCACATTCAAGCCTTTGAATACCGTAAGCTCTGAAGCAGATTGTTACTTGGAGGTAGGCTTCACCGGTTCTGTAGGTTCATTGCCTTCAGGCCAAAGCAGAGATTTGTATGTTGCAATAAATAAAAATAATTGGGAAAACTATACACAAACCGATGACTATTCATTCAATCCCGGATCAACATACATTGACTGGAATAAGACAACCGCTTACATAAATGGCAGCCTAGTCTGGGGAACCGAGCCAGCACTTACAACAGCTCTACCCGATCAGTCAATTAAACTTCAAATGTATAATATCAGTAACAACTCCAAATTTGTCAGCTTTAAAATAAATATGATCAATATTGGTGCTGGCACTATAAATTTAAAAGATGTGATAATAAACTATTATTATACTATTGACGGTGATAGTCCTCAATCATATAGCTGCTACTGGTATGAGAACGGAAACACGTCAGATGTAAAGATAACATTTACCAAAGTGCAGCCACCCCTGAGCACAGTTGATTATATAGCACATATCAATTTCACAAATGCTGGAGACAAACTTTTAAGAGGGGAGCAAAGGGAGCTTTATTGTGCCATAAACAAGAATAACTGGTCAGATTTTAATAATGCAAATGACTATTCAAGCAGTAATTCCGATGATTATGTTGACTGGGATAAGATAACATGTTCTATAGGGGATGAGCTATGTTGGGGAATTGACCCGAGTAATCCTTCTCCTACAAACACGCCGACTTCAACACCAGCACCTACAAGTACTGCAACGCCTACCAATACAGCAAAACCAACCAATACGGCAACACCTACACTATCTCCGACGCCTACAAGTACTCCAGTTGTAGTAAACGCAATGCTGCACAAGGCAATGACCAATTCAAACAGGTTCGCAGTGGGTGACAACATACCGGCTTCATTGCAAATGAAAATTAACAGAACAATCAGTTCACCTGTATTAAACATCGATATGAACTTCAAAAAGGATAGTGCGGAGCAAAACAGCGGGTTTAAGATTAAAACATTAGGCAAAAATTTTATTGATAAACAATATTTCAAAGCATATAAAAATGGTGTTCTAATCAATTCAAACAATATAATTATAGAAATATTGAGCTCTGGAAATAGCGATAACCAGAAGCTTCAAATAACAATTAACAGCAGCTTTGCTCCTAATGATATTATAAAAATAAATTACAGGGTTAAGCTGACTGCATCAAACTCCGTTTATAAATATGGCTTGAGTAGATATATAAAGGATAAAGGCTATAATACCGATGAAATATACACAGATTTTGAGCTTATCCAATGGATCGAAAATGGCAATACCGTTAGAAACCCGTACAACAAAAATACATGTACTCTTTCGGAAAAAAACAATTTTATTATGGGTATAAAAGCTGAGGACAATCTAATATTGTTTTAG
- a CDS encoding sigma-70 family RNA polymerase sigma factor, whose protein sequence is MDALTSLYSELAEPLARYAMSFIKDSALAEDIVSETFLRATKHCIAYNELPARAWFYKVARNIALDMIRKKRNIEYGEIPDAIDNSRDINPEISALHTERMEMLSKSLSRLSEPYRSVLMLKEYNNLTYAEIASIIGVSLDNVKVILFRGRQKLKNLYRRDYNNEM, encoded by the coding sequence GTGGATGCCTTGACTTCACTTTACAGTGAACTTGCGGAACCGTTAGCCAGATATGCAATGTCTTTTATTAAAGATTCAGCATTAGCCGAGGATATCGTTTCAGAAACATTCTTGAGGGCTACTAAGCATTGTATAGCTTATAACGAACTTCCAGCCAGGGCTTGGTTTTATAAAGTAGCAAGAAATATTGCACTTGATATGATTAGGAAAAAAAGAAATATCGAGTATGGTGAAATTCCTGATGCCATAGACAACTCAAGGGATATAAATCCCGAGATTTCAGCATTGCATACCGAACGGATGGAAATGCTTTCAAAAAGCCTATCCAGACTTTCAGAGCCATATAGATCGGTGCTAATGCTAAAGGAGTATAATAACCTTACATATGCTGAAATTGCAAGCATCATAGGGGTTAGTCTTGATAATGTCAAGGTAATTTTGTTCCGTGGTAGGCAGAAACTAAAAAATCTTTACAGGAGGGATTATAATAATGAAATGTAA